A DNA window from Stutzerimonas stutzeri contains the following coding sequences:
- a CDS encoding DUF4389 domain-containing protein, whose translation MNQSNQATDRESLILRAVWMLIFFFVWQLAELALLVVVVLQLVMRLVKGHPDASLQGFGDSLSQYIAQIGRFATFNTERKPWPLSDWPTPRPADVELTNPVPPVPPVEPKDSHQGPTP comes from the coding sequence ATGAACCAATCGAACCAGGCCACGGACCGGGAATCACTGATCCTGCGGGCCGTCTGGATGTTGATTTTCTTTTTTGTCTGGCAGCTGGCCGAACTGGCGCTGCTGGTGGTGGTGGTACTGCAGCTGGTGATGCGGCTGGTCAAGGGGCATCCCGACGCCAGCCTGCAGGGATTTGGTGACAGCCTCAGCCAGTACATCGCGCAGATTGGTCGCTTCGCCACATTCAATACCGAACGCAAGCCCTGGCCGCTCTCTGACTGGCCGACGCCGAGGCCGGCCGATGTCGAGCTGACCAACCCGGTCCCGCCAGTGCCGCCGGTCGAGCCGAAAGACTCTCATCAGGGGCCGACTCCATGA